GTCCCGCACGAGCGCGCGGGCGATCGCGAGCCGCTGGCGCTGACCGCCCGAGAGGCGTGCGCCGCGCTCGCCGATCACGGCGTCGAGCCCGCCCATCGCCTCGACGAACTCGAGCGCGTTGGCGTCCCGGAGCGCGGCGCGGACCGCGTCGTCGGACAGGTCCGGGCTGCCGTAGGTGACGTTGGCGCGCACGCTGCCCTCGAACAGCAGCGACTCCTGCGGCACGACGGCGAGGAACCGGCGGTAGGTGCGCAGGTCGAGCTCGGCCATGTCCCGGCCGTCGAGCAGGATGCGGCCCTGCGTCGGCGCGAGGAAACCGATGACCATGTTGAGCACGGTCGACTTGCCCGAGCCCGACGGCCCGACGAGCGCGACCGTCTCCCCCGCCGCGACGTCGAGCGTCAGCCCGTCGACCGCGTGCTCGTCCGGCGCGTCGTCGTACGCGAACCGCACGTCCTCGAAGCGCACCGCGCCCGCGACGTCGGTCACCTCGGCCTTGCCCGCGTTGCGCTCGAGGTCGGGCTCGGTCAGGACCTCGCCCATCGACCGGACCGACTCCAGCCCCTTGGTCACGACGGGGGCGAGGCTGAGCAGCGCGGTCACCGAGCCGGTGAGCGCCATGAAGTAGCTCGACAGCATCACGACGTCGCCCGGGCTCACGTCGAAGACCCCGGTCCACGCGACCCACGCGGCGCCGACCAGGCACGCGACGCTGAGCAGCTGGAACGTGATCCACGCGAGCGCGCCGAACTTGCCGTTGACGACGTCGAGCCGGATCCCGGCCTCCCGGACGCCGACGAGCGAGCGGTCCATCCGGTCGAGCTCGTCGTTCTCGAGCGCGTGCGCCCGCGTGATCGGGATGAGGTGCGTCATCTCGCTGACGCGCGCCGACATCTGCTCGACCTGCGCGCGGAACGCGGCGTTGCGCGCGGTCATGCGCCGGCGCATCGCGACGACGAGCAGGGCCGACGCGGGCACCGCGACCGCGAACACGGGCAGGAACTCGGGGACGCGCACCGCGGTGATGACGATCGCGCCCGCGAGGGTCGTGACCGCCGCCATGCCGGAGTCGAACGTCTGCCGG
The Cellulomonas sp. NS3 DNA segment above includes these coding regions:
- a CDS encoding ABC transporter ATP-binding protein, translating into MTAELLEDRYQGGRPLRTLAYLFAGQRWRLLVAAVAFAFKHSPVWIMPVLTAEVIDIVVDHRPLRDLWWAAALMALFIGQNYPLSVLFIRQLSLSVRTVETNLRMALCRRLQELSIGYHRRISAGVLQAKIVRDVENVVESTRQTFDSGMAAVTTLAGAIVITAVRVPEFLPVFAVAVPASALLVVAMRRRMTARNAAFRAQVEQMSARVSEMTHLIPITRAHALENDELDRMDRSLVGVREAGIRLDVVNGKFGALAWITFQLLSVACLVGAAWVAWTGVFDVSPGDVVMLSSYFMALTGSVTALLSLAPVVTKGLESVRSMGEVLTEPDLERNAGKAEVTDVAGAVRFEDVRFAYDDAPDEHAVDGLTLDVAAGETVALVGPSGSGKSTVLNMVIGFLAPTQGRILLDGRDMAELDLRTYRRFLAVVPQESLLFEGSVRANVTYGSPDLSDDAVRAALRDANALEFVEAMGGLDAVIGERGARLSGGQRQRLAIARALVRDPRVLVLDEATSALDTASERLVQEALARLMKGRTTFVVAHRLTTIQGADRIAVMRDGRLVEIGAHHELVARGGAYAQLHAMGPLGG